A genomic segment from Spongiibacter sp. IMCC21906 encodes:
- the sufT gene encoding putative Fe-S cluster assembly protein SufT produces MEKKMVVTVSDCPGRIVPVGTPITIPKDNFVTITQALGGNYTVTFNGNMVRVDGTDAAALGFEPQLLEFDDPGGDDILESQVWDALRTVFDPEIPVDLVNLGLIYKVEIHQDNKRVDIEMTLTAPACGMGPVLVGDVEYRVAQVPNVDRVDVELVFDPAWSREMMSEEAQLETGMFY; encoded by the coding sequence ATGGAAAAAAAAATGGTGGTTACGGTCAGCGATTGTCCTGGCCGTATTGTTCCGGTAGGCACGCCGATCACAATTCCGAAAGATAATTTTGTCACCATCACTCAGGCATTGGGCGGCAATTACACCGTGACCTTTAACGGTAATATGGTCCGGGTAGATGGAACCGATGCGGCGGCGCTGGGTTTTGAGCCGCAGTTATTAGAATTTGATGATCCCGGCGGCGATGACATTTTGGAATCGCAAGTGTGGGATGCGCTGAGGACAGTATTTGATCCTGAGATTCCGGTGGATTTGGTGAATTTGGGGCTGATTTATAAGGTTGAAATTCATCAAGACAACAAACGGGTCGACATTGAGATGACCCTGACGGCACCGGCTTGCGGCATGGGACCGGTATTGGTAGGAGATGTGGAATACCGCGTTGCCCAAGTGCCCAATGTTGATCGAGTTGATGTCGAGCTTGTGTTTGATCCGGCCTGGAGCCGAGAAATGATGTCGGAAGAAGCCCAGCTTGAAACCGGCATGTTTTATTAA
- a CDS encoding RodZ domain-containing protein, with amino-acid sequence MPEIKESIPGPPGSVLQDARLNAGKSVVEVAEALNLLKTYVEALEENDYSRFNSPLFARGYIKSYARYMGLDEVPLLNDCDRICRRKDESSNQVRQRTAGAKAPARGGVFVALIMALIVWSLSVWLLGAQPETTLSVELLPERHAGLPELKKTAPLGASLLKGENLETSIPVDSEGDISTHSATISLHVKESVWLEIRDARGAVVLSGQQPKGKQLSLAVEGPIFFSVAYWPAVVLEYNGKSVQLDDIAKSKAVRLQVGEI; translated from the coding sequence ATGCCTGAAATAAAAGAGTCAATTCCGGGTCCACCCGGTTCTGTCTTGCAGGATGCACGTCTTAATGCAGGGAAGTCGGTTGTAGAAGTCGCCGAAGCACTCAATTTGCTCAAGACCTATGTTGAGGCCTTGGAGGAAAATGACTACTCGCGATTTAATTCGCCGTTGTTTGCCCGGGGCTACATAAAAAGTTATGCCCGGTATATGGGGCTTGATGAAGTGCCGTTGCTCAATGATTGTGACCGCATTTGTCGTCGCAAAGATGAAAGCAGCAACCAAGTACGGCAGCGCACGGCCGGGGCCAAGGCACCTGCACGCGGTGGAGTCTTTGTCGCCCTGATTATGGCGCTGATTGTGTGGAGTTTGAGTGTGTGGCTTTTGGGTGCTCAGCCAGAAACGACACTATCGGTGGAGCTGCTGCCTGAGCGCCACGCGGGACTGCCCGAACTTAAAAAAACCGCGCCTTTAGGTGCAAGCTTGCTTAAAGGCGAGAATTTAGAAACCAGTATCCCAGTTGACTCGGAGGGTGATATCAGTACCCATTCGGCAACGATTTCCTTACATGTCAAAGAATCGGTATGGCTGGAAATTCGAGATGCTCGCGGTGCTGTGGTGCTTTCAGGTCAGCAGCCTAAAGGCAAGCAACTTAGCCTGGCAGTAGAAGGACCTATTTTTTTTAGTGTAGCGTACTGGCCAGCGGTGGTGCTGGAATACAATGGTAAGTCGGTTCAATTAGATGATATTGCCAAGAGCAAAGCAGTGCGCCTGCAGGTGGGTGAAATATGA
- the rlmN gene encoding 23S rRNA (adenine(2503)-C(2))-methyltransferase RlmN: MDNGAIIEEVAVQRTNLLGMTRPKLEAFLSSIGEKPFRAQQILKWIYHAGIDDFDEMTNLGKSLRAKLSDMAEIRPPNVVRQLDSKDGTRKWAVEVGGNNLVETVFIPDGQRGTLCVSSQVGCSLDCSFCATGKQGFMRDLTAAEIIGQVWLAIKSFDAFKQGSGRIVTNVVMMGMGEPLLNFDNVVDATALMMDDFGYGLSKRRVTLSTSGVVPMLDKLGDVSQVSLAVSLHAPNDALRNQLVPINRRYPIAELLAACQRYLDKQADTHRVITIEYTLIAGVNDSQDNARELAVVLKNLPCKINLIPFNPFSLSDYKRPSNNAINRFWQVLTEAGYVTTVRTPRGDDIDAACGQLAGEFQDRTRRSERHRRRAETIAQPVRLV; encoded by the coding sequence GTGGATAATGGCGCGATAATAGAAGAGGTAGCTGTCCAGCGGACCAATCTGCTAGGCATGACTCGACCAAAACTGGAGGCGTTTCTCAGCTCCATTGGCGAGAAGCCCTTTCGCGCCCAGCAAATCCTTAAATGGATTTACCACGCGGGCATCGATGACTTCGATGAAATGACCAATCTTGGTAAATCGCTTCGGGCTAAGCTGAGCGATATGGCCGAGATTCGCCCTCCCAATGTTGTCCGCCAGCTGGACTCAAAAGACGGTACCCGTAAATGGGCTGTTGAAGTTGGCGGCAACAATCTTGTAGAAACGGTTTTTATTCCCGATGGCCAGCGCGGCACGCTTTGTGTCTCGTCCCAGGTAGGCTGCAGTCTGGATTGTAGTTTTTGCGCTACGGGCAAACAGGGTTTTATGCGCGACCTGACGGCCGCCGAAATTATTGGCCAAGTGTGGCTTGCCATAAAATCCTTTGATGCGTTTAAGCAGGGTAGTGGCCGAATCGTCACCAATGTCGTGATGATGGGCATGGGCGAGCCACTGCTGAATTTTGACAATGTTGTTGATGCCACTGCCTTGATGATGGATGACTTCGGTTATGGCTTGTCAAAGCGCCGGGTTACGCTGAGTACGTCAGGCGTGGTACCCATGTTGGATAAGTTGGGTGATGTTTCGCAGGTTTCCCTTGCGGTGTCTTTGCATGCTCCCAACGATGCGCTGCGCAACCAATTAGTCCCCATTAATCGTCGCTATCCTATTGCCGAATTGTTGGCTGCCTGCCAGCGGTATTTAGATAAGCAGGCTGATACTCATCGAGTGATTACCATTGAGTACACCTTGATTGCCGGGGTAAATGATAGCCAAGACAATGCGCGTGAATTGGCGGTCGTGTTAAAAAATCTGCCCTGTAAAATTAATTTGATTCCGTTTAATCCTTTTTCATTGTCGGATTATAAGCGTCCCAGCAACAATGCGATTAATCGTTTTTGGCAGGTGCTGACTGAAGCGGGATACGTTACCACGGTGCGCACGCCCCGGGGTGATGACATCGACGCTGCCTGTGGGCAGCTAGCGGGTGAATTTCAAGATCGGACCCGGCGCAGTGAACGGCATCGCCGCCGAGCCGAAACCATTGCCCAGCCTGTGCGGTTGGTTTGA
- a CDS encoding aminotransferase class V-fold PLP-dependent enzyme — MTLSAATNAQTFDVEALRAAFPALAQKVNGQPLVYLDNAATTHKPQSVIDAVSHFYQRDNSNVHRGAHALSDRATVAFEEARKKVVGLINAASTTEIIWTRGTTEAINLVANSYGKSVLKAGDRVLVSAMEHHSNIVPWQLVAQSCGAEVVPIPVSSDGELDMSAYQQLLDERVKIVAVGHVSNALGTVNPIAEIIALAHQAGAKILIDGAQGVPHFAVDVQALDCDFYAFSGHKMYGPTGTGALYGKASLLETMPPYHGGGEMIKTVSFDGTTFNELPFKFEAGTPNIGGVIGLGAAVDFLQSIDRSALAAHEAALMHYAHDKAANFEGMQRVGRAQNIAGAFSFLLEGAHPADIGMLLDQQGIAVRTGDHCAQPIMKQFGIPGTARASFALYNNVDDVDRLFAGLEKAKTFLL; from the coding sequence ATGACCTTGTCAGCGGCGACGAACGCGCAAACTTTTGATGTCGAAGCGTTGCGGGCTGCGTTTCCCGCATTGGCGCAAAAGGTCAATGGCCAGCCGTTGGTGTATTTGGATAACGCGGCTACAACCCATAAGCCCCAGTCGGTAATCGATGCGGTATCCCACTTTTACCAGCGGGATAATTCAAATGTGCATCGCGGCGCCCATGCTTTAAGTGATAGAGCGACAGTGGCTTTTGAAGAGGCCCGGAAAAAAGTGGTGGGGCTGATAAATGCTGCTTCTACTACCGAAATCATCTGGACTCGAGGCACTACCGAAGCTATTAACTTGGTTGCCAATAGTTATGGCAAAAGCGTGCTTAAAGCCGGTGATCGGGTGTTGGTGTCGGCAATGGAGCACCATTCTAATATTGTACCTTGGCAGTTGGTTGCGCAAAGCTGCGGTGCTGAGGTTGTGCCGATTCCGGTTTCCAGTGACGGTGAGCTGGATATGTCTGCTTACCAACAATTGCTGGACGAGCGAGTAAAAATTGTAGCAGTCGGTCATGTTTCTAATGCGCTGGGTACAGTCAATCCCATCGCAGAGATAATTGCTTTAGCCCATCAGGCGGGTGCCAAAATATTGATTGATGGCGCCCAGGGTGTACCGCATTTTGCTGTGGACGTGCAGGCATTGGATTGCGATTTTTATGCATTTTCCGGCCACAAAATGTATGGCCCCACCGGAACGGGTGCGCTCTACGGTAAAGCGTCTCTGCTGGAGACAATGCCGCCATATCATGGTGGCGGTGAAATGATTAAAACCGTCAGCTTTGATGGCACCACGTTTAATGAGCTGCCCTTTAAGTTTGAAGCAGGTACCCCCAACATCGGCGGTGTGATCGGCTTGGGTGCGGCAGTGGATTTTTTACAATCGATAGATCGTTCGGCATTAGCTGCCCACGAGGCCGCGTTAATGCATTACGCCCACGACAAAGCTGCAAATTTTGAAGGGATGCAACGAGTAGGCCGTGCGCAAAACATTGCTGGGGCATTTTCCTTTTTATTGGAGGGTGCTCATCCGGCAGATATCGGTATGTTGCTGGACCAGCAGGGTATTGCTGTTCGTACCGGCGACCACTGTGCTCAACCGATTATGAAGCAGTTTGGCATTCCCGGTACGGCGCGGGCGTCGTTTGCCTTGTACAACAATGTTGACGATGTTGATCGCTTGTTCGCCGGTTTGGAAAAGGCCAAAACCTTTTTGTTGTAA
- the ispG gene encoding flavodoxin-dependent (E)-4-hydroxy-3-methylbut-2-enyl-diphosphate synthase — MNMESPIKRRKSRQIHIGNVAVGGDAPISVQSMTNTETCDVEATVAQIRRLEEACADIVRVSVPSMDAAEAFREIRKQVSVPLVADIHFDHKIALKVAEYGVDCLRINPGNIGREDKVRAVIDAAKHHNIPLRIGVNGGSLEKELQRKYGEPTPEALVESAMRHVDILDRLDFQDFKLSVKASDVFMAVAAYRQIATQIEQPLHLGITEAGGLRGGTVKSSVGLGMLLMDGIGDTIRISLAADPVEEVKVGYEILKSLKLRSKGINFIACPSCSRQNFDVIGTMNELESRLEDVTTALDVAVIGCIVNGPGEAKVADIGLTGGTPNNLIYVGGKPDHKVKNPELLDHLEALIREKIALKEEQDKDLIARN, encoded by the coding sequence ATGAATATGGAGTCGCCGATTAAGCGTCGTAAGTCACGACAAATTCATATCGGTAATGTAGCCGTTGGTGGCGATGCGCCTATTAGTGTGCAGAGCATGACCAACACAGAAACTTGTGATGTTGAGGCAACGGTTGCCCAGATTCGTCGCTTAGAAGAAGCCTGTGCTGATATTGTTCGCGTTTCAGTGCCTAGCATGGATGCCGCCGAAGCATTTCGTGAAATCCGCAAGCAGGTTTCTGTACCGCTGGTCGCGGATATTCATTTCGATCATAAAATTGCGTTAAAAGTCGCTGAATATGGCGTCGATTGCCTGCGTATTAACCCCGGCAATATCGGTCGTGAAGACAAGGTGCGAGCGGTAATTGATGCAGCTAAACATCACAATATCCCATTGCGTATTGGCGTTAACGGCGGGTCATTAGAAAAAGAACTGCAGCGAAAATATGGCGAACCCACACCAGAAGCACTTGTGGAGTCGGCCATGCGCCATGTTGATATTTTGGACCGCTTAGATTTCCAGGATTTTAAGCTCAGTGTTAAAGCCTCCGATGTGTTTATGGCCGTTGCGGCTTATCGACAAATCGCCACGCAAATTGAGCAACCTTTGCATTTGGGGATTACCGAAGCGGGCGGGCTGCGGGGCGGCACGGTTAAATCTTCAGTGGGTCTAGGCATGCTGTTGATGGACGGTATCGGTGATACCATCCGCATTTCGTTGGCGGCCGACCCTGTAGAAGAAGTAAAGGTAGGATATGAGATTCTTAAGAGTCTCAAGCTGCGCAGCAAGGGCATTAATTTTATCGCCTGTCCCAGCTGCTCCAGGCAGAACTTTGATGTGATTGGCACCATGAACGAGCTGGAAAGCCGTTTAGAAGATGTCACCACAGCACTCGATGTGGCGGTTATTGGCTGTATCGTTAATGGTCCGGGTGAGGCCAAAGTGGCGGATATCGGTTTAACCGGCGGTACGCCCAATAATTTGATATACGTGGGCGGGAAGCCTGACCACAAAGTAAAAAATCCCGAGCTGCTGGACCATTTGGAAGCACTCATCAGAGAAAAGATTGCTCTTAAAGAAGAGCAGGATAAAGATCTTATCGCCCGGAATTAA
- the pilW gene encoding type IV pilus biogenesis/stability protein PilW, with translation MSKVNIMPRHIVTALLISAVLLLTACVTTKSGGVGEKADQSKALETSLQLARNYISLGNWDQAKRHLQYVESVNKNNPETLETLAVVFQNTGELETAEEYYKRSIQAAPNVMRTRNNYAVFLYDLGRYEEAAAQLEIVAQDLLYERRVEAFLNLGRCYVKLDKYAEAEATFRRAFLMDRTNPGVVLALANIYFQLDEFAESQRYFQAYESIETKPSASALWLGIRLADTFDDKNARASYALALKNLFPKSEEYLLYKAYIEQDSGNSR, from the coding sequence ATGAGCAAGGTCAATATCATGCCTCGGCATATTGTTACGGCGCTATTGATTAGCGCCGTCTTGCTTTTAACCGCCTGTGTTACCACTAAATCTGGCGGAGTGGGAGAGAAGGCCGACCAAAGCAAAGCCTTGGAAACTTCTTTGCAATTGGCTCGAAATTACATCTCCTTGGGGAATTGGGATCAGGCCAAGCGGCATTTGCAATACGTTGAGTCGGTGAATAAAAACAATCCCGAAACCTTGGAGACCTTAGCGGTGGTTTTTCAAAACACCGGTGAGCTAGAGACTGCCGAAGAGTATTACAAACGCTCTATCCAGGCGGCGCCAAACGTAATGCGCACCCGCAATAATTATGCAGTGTTTCTCTACGATTTGGGGCGCTACGAAGAAGCTGCCGCACAACTCGAGATTGTTGCTCAAGATCTCTTGTATGAACGCAGGGTCGAGGCTTTTTTGAACTTGGGCCGTTGTTACGTAAAATTAGACAAGTATGCCGAGGCTGAGGCCACATTCCGGCGAGCCTTTTTAATGGACCGCACTAATCCGGGTGTGGTGCTGGCGCTGGCTAATATCTATTTTCAGTTAGACGAATTTGCTGAGTCCCAGCGTTATTTTCAAGCCTACGAAAGTATCGAAACAAAGCCCAGTGCCTCGGCACTTTGGTTGGGTATTCGCTTAGCGGATACATTTGATGATAAAAATGCCCGCGCTAGTTATGCGCTGGCATTGAAGAACCTGTTCCCAAAATCGGAAGAGTATTTACTGTATAAAGCCTACATCGAACAGGATAGCGGCAATAGCCGTTGA
- a CDS encoding SufE family protein codes for MNTSVSENPFGRSIGPTDIVDTLSFFDSWEDRYKYIIDLGKELPAMSDELKTEDRLIRGCQSQVWLEHAQAGEHFQFQADSDAFIVKGLLGVILSAYNNKNAADILAFDIEQYFEQLDLMRHLSPTRGNGLRAMVQRIRDIASE; via the coding sequence ATGAATACCTCTGTGAGTGAAAACCCCTTTGGCCGCAGTATTGGCCCCACTGATATCGTCGATACGCTAAGCTTTTTTGATAGCTGGGAAGATCGCTACAAGTACATTATCGACTTGGGTAAAGAGCTGCCTGCTATGTCTGATGAGCTTAAAACCGAAGATCGCTTAATTCGGGGTTGCCAAAGCCAAGTGTGGTTGGAACACGCGCAGGCGGGGGAGCATTTTCAGTTTCAGGCAGACAGTGATGCTTTTATCGTTAAAGGTTTGCTGGGAGTGATTCTCAGTGCCTACAACAATAAAAACGCAGCCGATATTTTGGCCTTTGATATTGAACAATATTTTGAACAGCTAGACTTGATGCGCCACCTGAGTCCAACTCGGGGCAATGGTCTGCGAGCGATGGTTCAGCGTATTCGCGATATCGCCTCGGAGTAA
- a CDS encoding iron-sulfur cluster assembly accessory protein: MSVETFTPEQALTVTAAAQEHFRKQLSKAEDASIRLSVKESGCTGYKYVIDIVEQGEASDVVLTLDNGVKLLVAANALTMMRGTQIDYTSEGLNRTLKFINPNVSDECGCGESFSVN; encoded by the coding sequence ATGAGTGTTGAAACGTTTACACCCGAGCAGGCACTGACTGTTACTGCGGCTGCCCAAGAGCATTTCCGTAAACAACTAAGCAAAGCAGAAGACGCGTCTATACGCTTGTCAGTAAAAGAGAGTGGTTGTACGGGCTACAAATACGTTATCGATATTGTTGAGCAGGGTGAGGCCAGTGATGTCGTCTTAACCTTGGATAACGGAGTTAAGTTGTTGGTGGCCGCCAATGCACTGACAATGATGCGCGGCACTCAAATTGACTACACCAGTGAAGGTCTTAACCGCACACTCAAATTTATCAATCCGAATGTGTCGGATGAATGCGGCTGCGGCGAAAGCTTCAGCGTGAACTGA
- the trmJ gene encoding tRNA (cytosine(32)/uridine(32)-2'-O)-methyltransferase TrmJ, with translation MSLDSIRIVLVNTSHPGNIGAVARAMKNMGISDLALVEPRKFPHDEATWRAASANDILEAAQIFATLEEAIADCGLVVGTSARGRTIPWPLLDPRHCAEQAYAETRRHKVALVFGREDRGLTNEELQQCNLHVNIPANEEYSSLNLGMAVQVLCYELRMAHLSGDLSADPLAEWDLPPATPEALARYFDHLEETLLEMGFLNPKAPKQLMTRLRRLYTRARPDEMEVNILRGILTSTQYQIREQAAKTAATKEPEA, from the coding sequence ATGTCTTTAGACAGTATTCGCATCGTTCTGGTTAATACCTCTCATCCCGGTAATATTGGCGCTGTTGCGCGCGCCATGAAAAACATGGGGATCAGTGATTTGGCCTTGGTTGAACCGCGTAAATTTCCCCACGACGAAGCCACATGGCGAGCGGCTAGCGCCAACGATATTTTGGAAGCTGCCCAGATTTTTGCCACCCTGGAAGAAGCCATTGCCGATTGCGGCTTGGTGGTGGGGACCAGCGCCCGTGGTCGTACTATTCCATGGCCATTGCTTGATCCTCGCCACTGCGCTGAGCAAGCCTATGCTGAAACCCGTCGCCACAAGGTGGCGTTGGTCTTTGGTCGCGAAGACCGGGGTTTAACCAACGAGGAACTGCAGCAGTGTAATCTTCACGTGAATATTCCCGCCAATGAAGAATACAGCTCGCTAAATTTAGGCATGGCCGTACAGGTGCTTTGCTATGAATTGCGGATGGCTCATTTAAGCGGTGACTTAAGTGCAGACCCGCTGGCAGAGTGGGATCTTCCTCCGGCAACACCGGAGGCCTTGGCGCGTTATTTTGATCACCTTGAAGAAACTTTGTTAGAAATGGGTTTTTTGAACCCCAAGGCTCCCAAACAATTAATGACCCGTTTACGGCGCCTTTACACTCGGGCGCGTCCAGATGAGATGGAAGTGAATATTTTACGGGGCATTTTAACGTCTACCCAATATCAGATCCGCGAACAAGCAGCAAAAACAGCAGCAACGAAAGAACCCGAGGCTTGA
- a CDS encoding IscS subfamily cysteine desulfurase, with translation MQSPIYLDYAATTPVDPRVAEKMVACLTQEGNFANPASRSHLPGWKAEAAVESARRQVADLIGADAREIVWTSGATEADNLAIKGVAEAYSERGRHIITSQIEHKAVLDSCAYLESKGFEVTYLAPDSIGVIHAERVAEALRDDTILVSLMHVNNELGSVIDLAAIAELLQSHQAFFHVDAAQSLGKLPLDMAVLGIDLMSLSAHKCYGPKGVGALYVRRRSRCQLAAQIHGGGHERGMRSGTLATHQIVGFGEACALAQDSLRDELERLTVLRDGFLTSVLALDGVYLNGADKGWPGIVNLSFDGVDGETLLMAIKDLAVSTGSACASASLEPSYVLRAIGRSESLALSSLRFSFGRYTRAEDLSSAAEQVCAAVQRLRAARREAG, from the coding sequence ATGCAGTCACCCATCTATTTAGATTACGCGGCCACTACGCCGGTTGATCCTCGCGTGGCCGAGAAAATGGTGGCGTGTTTGACCCAAGAGGGTAATTTTGCAAACCCTGCGTCTCGCTCCCACTTACCCGGCTGGAAGGCCGAGGCGGCTGTTGAGAGCGCCCGTCGGCAAGTGGCCGACCTGATTGGGGCGGATGCTCGCGAGATCGTTTGGACCTCGGGTGCCACTGAAGCGGATAACCTCGCGATTAAAGGGGTGGCAGAAGCCTACTCCGAGCGTGGTCGGCATATTATTACCTCGCAAATAGAGCACAAAGCCGTACTGGATAGCTGTGCTTACTTAGAGTCTAAAGGCTTTGAAGTGACATATCTTGCGCCTGATAGCATCGGTGTGATCCATGCTGAGCGCGTCGCTGAGGCTTTGCGGGATGACACCATTTTGGTCAGCTTGATGCACGTCAATAATGAGTTGGGCAGCGTCATCGATCTGGCGGCTATTGCTGAGCTGCTGCAGTCACATCAGGCTTTCTTCCATGTTGATGCGGCCCAAAGCTTAGGGAAATTACCCTTGGATATGGCCGTTCTTGGCATCGACTTAATGTCCTTGTCTGCCCACAAGTGCTATGGCCCAAAAGGGGTTGGTGCCTTGTATGTGCGGCGGCGAAGCCGCTGTCAGCTGGCGGCGCAGATTCATGGCGGCGGTCACGAGCGGGGGATGCGTTCTGGCACCCTGGCAACCCATCAAATTGTCGGTTTTGGTGAGGCCTGCGCCTTAGCTCAGGATTCATTAAGGGATGAGCTTGAGCGGTTAACGGTGTTGCGGGATGGGTTTCTGACGTCGGTTTTGGCCCTAGATGGGGTTTACCTCAATGGTGCAGACAAGGGCTGGCCGGGAATTGTCAATCTGAGTTTTGATGGCGTCGATGGCGAAACATTGCTGATGGCGATTAAAGATTTGGCGGTGTCTACCGGCTCGGCCTGTGCCTCGGCAAGCCTTGAGCCTTCTTATGTGTTGCGTGCTATTGGCCGGAGTGAGTCTTTGGCCTTGAGCTCCTTACGCTTTAGTTTTGGCCGCTATACCCGCGCGGAAGATTTGAGCAGCGCCGCCGAGCAGGTCTGCGCGGCGGTGCAACGCTTGCGTGCGGCCCGGCGAGAGGCGGGTTGA
- the iscR gene encoding Fe-S cluster assembly transcriptional regulator IscR, producing the protein MRLTTKGRYAVTAMLDLVLHSDQGPVSLSAISDRQHISLSYLEQLFAKLRRRGLVKSIRGPGGGYCLVMSTQDTYVADIIDAVDENVDATNCSGEANCQEGEVCLTHHLWTDLSDQIHSFLSGISLASLVERREIQQIASRQNLRERNQIVMTMVE; encoded by the coding sequence ATGCGATTAACCACCAAAGGCCGTTATGCCGTAACCGCCATGCTGGATCTGGTGCTGCACAGTGACCAAGGCCCGGTAAGCTTGTCGGCTATTTCTGATCGCCAACATATCTCGCTGTCTTATCTTGAACAGTTGTTTGCCAAATTGCGGCGACGGGGCCTGGTAAAAAGTATTCGCGGCCCCGGTGGCGGTTATTGCTTGGTTATGTCCACTCAAGATACCTATGTTGCCGATATTATCGACGCGGTGGACGAGAATGTGGACGCCACCAATTGCTCTGGCGAAGCAAATTGCCAAGAGGGCGAGGTGTGCTTGACCCATCATTTGTGGACTGATCTCAGTGATCAAATCCACAGTTTTTTAAGTGGGATCAGCTTGGCTAGTCTTGTTGAGCGCCGTGAAATTCAACAAATCGCCTCCCGGCAGAATCTCCGTGAACGCAATCAGATTGTTATGACCATGGTGGAATAA
- the ndk gene encoding nucleoside-diphosphate kinase produces MGVERTLSIVKPDAVAKNVVGEIYSRFEKAGLSIVAAKMLRLSREQAEGFYAEHKGRPFFPALVDFMTSGPVTVQVLEGEGAVLKNRELMGATNPKEAEAGTIRADFAESIDANAVHGSDSEASAQREIAFFFATSEICERG; encoded by the coding sequence ATGGGCGTTGAACGCACCCTTTCTATTGTCAAACCCGATGCTGTCGCCAAAAACGTGGTGGGTGAGATTTATAGCCGCTTCGAAAAAGCGGGTCTGAGCATTGTTGCAGCTAAAATGTTGCGTCTGAGCCGCGAGCAGGCAGAAGGTTTTTATGCTGAGCATAAAGGACGTCCTTTTTTCCCTGCGCTGGTAGATTTCATGACGTCTGGCCCGGTAACGGTTCAAGTCTTGGAAGGCGAAGGTGCGGTGTTAAAAAACCGTGAGCTGATGGGCGCAACCAACCCAAAAGAAGCTGAAGCCGGTACTATTCGCGCAGACTTTGCTGAGTCCATTGATGCCAACGCCGTTCACGGCTCTGACTCTGAAGCATCTGCTCAGCGTGAAATTGCGTTTTTCTTCGCGACAAGCGAAATCTGCGAGCGCGGTTAA